In Helianthus annuus cultivar XRQ/B chromosome 9, HanXRQr2.0-SUNRISE, whole genome shotgun sequence, the following are encoded in one genomic region:
- the LOC110905354 gene encoding uncharacterized protein LOC110905354, whose protein sequence is MDSESSKRSTRSQKHKETKHDDDFEELYNPKPLQIVQPGEPIPTFDNETLHPIPLKVVRPTKKEYYMSPKFWNEVAIWWPSYTNHPTSGGEPSDPIKEEIDEKPEISVVQPKKEEDDEKQKIPILQPKHEEDEEKPIISVKNFGRK, encoded by the exons ATGGATTCAGAGA GTTCTAAGAGATCTACAAGAAGCCAGAAGCATAAAGAAACAAAACATGATGACGATTTCGAAG AGCTGTACAATCCCAAACCACTACAAATTGTACAACCAGGAGAACCAATCCCTACTTTTGATAATGAAACTTTGCATCCCATTCCACTAAAAGTTGTAAGACCAACAAAAAAGGAATATTATATGAGTCCGAAATTTTGGAATGAAGTAGCAATCTGGTGGCCAAGCTATACCAATCATCCTACTTCTGGTGGTGAACCTTCAGATCCCATAAAAGAAGAGATTGATGAGAAACCTGAAATCTCAGTTGTACAACCcaaaaaagaagaagatgatgaaaaacaAAAGATCCCAATCCTACAACCTAAACATGAAGAAGATGAGGAAAAACCTATAATCTCAGTCAAGAATTTTGGAAGGAAGTAG
- the LOC110906533 gene encoding protein FAR1-RELATED SEQUENCE 5-like — protein MKIAIRDVFPDTRHRLCMWHIMIKVSEKVGTELSQDEVFKDDICDVVWTDALEPAQFETQWCDLMIKYNLTSNSWLSDMYNLRSDWIPAYYRHEHMSGLMRTTSRSESENHFFGQLTNTKLSLVEFLSHFDTAMESQRFKRSKRDHDTRYTQPRMKTNYELELEAAKIYTRGIFFDVQEEIRLACKNCMCRREEEVGDSIKFYILQVNLPGLHEVLFTPKDMVIKCSCNRYEQYGLLCRHAFCVLRLCGIKEFPKKYVMGRWTRDVVPKKTKVSSFDQNAAGNQVERASSIVREIMTATEHIVNCLVTNIDLLSSYRDQVIESKLKVDSADLPAESFDKNARLANILHADQPCSSSSATILPPSGIRNKGCGSNKRLKSFREVSSSRISKKTKTRGCLKCGGHGHNSRTCKMKTTVADSQKSS, from the exons ATGAAAATTGCCATCCGAGATGTTTTCCCAGATACCAGACATCGTTTGTGTATGTGGCATATAATGATCAAAGTTTCTGAAAAG gtTGGTACTGAGCTATCACAagatgaggtttttaaagatgatATATGTGATGTTGTATGGACTGATGCTCTTGAACCAGCACAGTTTGAGACACAATGGTGTGATTTAATGATTAAGTACAACCTTACTAGTAACAGCTGGCTGTCTGATATGTACAACTTGAGATCAGATTGGATTCCAGCATACTATCGTCATGAACATATGTCCGGTCTTATGCGTACAACATCTAGGTCTGAGAGTGAAAATCATTTTTTTGGTCAATTAACCAACACAAAATTGTCATTAGTTGAGTTTTTGAGCCATTTTGATACTGCAATGGAATCTCAGAGGTTTAAGCGCAGCAAACGTGATCATGATACCAGATACACACAACCTCGCATGAAAACCAATTATGAATTGGAACTGGAAGCTGCAAAGATTTATACTCGGGGGATATTTTTTGATGTTCAAGAAGAAATTCGACTTGCTTGCAAGAATTGTATGTGCAGGCGTGAAGAAGAAGTTGGTGATTCAATTAAGTTTTATATTCTACAGGTCAATCTTCCTGGCCTTCATGAG GTTCTTTTTACTCCTAAGGATATGGTAATTAAATGCAGCTGCAACCGATATGAGCAGTATGGTTTGCTATGTAGGCATGCCTTTTGTGTTCTTCGTCTTTGTGGTATAAAGGAGTTccctaaaaaatatgttatggGGCGTTGGACAAGAGATGTTGTTCCAAAAAAGACAAAAGTTTCGAGTTTTGATCAAAATGCTGCTGGTAATCAAGTTGAACGTGCTTCCAGCATTGTGCGTGAGATAATGACTGCAACTGAACATATTGTTAACTGTCTTGTTACAAATATTGACCTGTTATCGTCGTATAGAGACCAAGTGATCGAGTCGAAGTTGAAGGTTGATTCTGCTGACCTTCCTGCAGAATCATTTGACAAGAATGCAAGATTAGCTAATATTCTTCATGCTGATCAGCCATGTTCATCGTCTTCTGCTACCATTCTTCCACCTAGTGGTATTAGAAACAAGGGGTGTGGTTCAAACAAACGCTTAAAGTcttttcgtgaggtatcatcttCAAGAATATCAAAGAAAACTAAAACTAGAGGTTGTTTGAAATGTGGAGGTCATGGACATAATAGTCGGACTTGTAAGATGAAGACTACTGTTGCTGATTCCCAGAAGAGCAGTTAG
- the LOC110905353 gene encoding protein FAR1-RELATED SEQUENCE 5-like produces the protein MMSTTVDGVRICPTTGNQYYTPIVPDSSKPVVGMHFQSIDSAFNFYKKYAKLSGFEGRKHTQSSKNGVVIRKYFVCAKEGSATSCAVDTVNDSVGADKKLNDRRRRPSKRTGCKAHIRLALTPKNTYRISHVFEEHNHSFVDEEDYHLLASSRKLTFTEEQLLSDFSEMNIGPVRAFNLMRKIRGGFDKVGVTSTDCKNFKRDINLFIGEFDVDMAVQRLMNKKQFLPNFSCEFYCDEKGALAGLFWADEEMKLNYEVFGDVMSFDATFRTNRYFIHFL, from the exons ATGATGTCTACTACTGTCGATG GAGTTCGTATCTGTCCAACTACTGGTAATCAGTATTATACTCCTATTGTTCCAGATTCTTCCAAACCTGTCGTTGGTATGCATTTCCAGTCAATTGATTCTGCCTTTAATTTCTATAAGAAGTATGCTAAGTTATCTGGGTTTGAGGGTCGAAAGCATACTCAATCTTCAAAAAATGGTGTTGTGATTAGAAAGTACTTTGTTTGTGCGAAAGAGGGTTCAGCGACATCCTGTGCTGTTGACACGGTAAATGACAGTGTTGGTGCTGATAAAAAGTTAAATGACCGAAGGAGGAGACCTTCTAAACGTACCGGATGTAAGGCACACATCCGTTTGGCTTTAACTCCAAAAAATACTTATAGAATTTCTCATGTATTTGAGGAGCATAATCATTCTTTTGTTGATGAAGAGGATTATCATCTTTTAGCTTCGTCTAGAAAGTTGACATTCACTGAAGAGcaactgctttctgatttttcTGAGATGAATATTGGTCCAGTTAGGGCATTCAACCTTATGAGAAAGATTCGTGGTGGATTTGATAAGGTTGGAGTGACGTCTACTGATTGTAAAAATTTTAAAAGAGATATTAATTTGTTCATTGGAGAGTTTGATGTGGATATGGCTGTCCAACGTCTTATGAATAAGAAGCAGTTTTTGCCGAATTTTTCTTGTGAATTTTATTGTGATGAAAAAGGTGCTCTTGCTGGATTATTTTGGGCTGATGAAGAAATGAAACTGAATTATGAGGTCTTTGGGGATGTTATGTCTTTTGATGCTACGTTCCGTACGAACAGGTATTTTATTCACTTTTTGTAG